A window of the Gossypium hirsutum isolate 1008001.06 chromosome A03, Gossypium_hirsutum_v2.1, whole genome shotgun sequence genome harbors these coding sequences:
- the LOC107888113 gene encoding transcription factor MYB41, whose amino-acid sequence MGRTPCCDKSGLKKGPWTPEEDLKLTNYIQVHGPGNWRTLPKNAGLQRCGKSCRLRWTNYLRPDIRRGRFSFEEEETIIQLHGILGNKWSAIAGQLPGRTDNEIKNYWNTHIRKRLLRNGIDPVTHAPRLDLLDLSSIISSTLCNQSLLNVSNLLGTQALLNPQLLSLANTLLSLKQENPEMLMQYLQQNQLNLDPSLQAPIQTASACTTTSTVPCCTSMLSQTGLIQASGEGFLSSDMTNFSYPNSQEILTTSTLTNEFAAQPHYVQCSTNPTVPILSETSNFQSVDGSFDSVRSSAISSPTPLNSSSTFVNSSSTDDERESFSSLLKFEIPEGLDINDFM is encoded by the exons ATGGGGAGAACACCTTGCTGTGACAAAAGTGGCCTCAAGAAAGGTCCCTGGACTCCCGAGGAAGATCTTAAGCTTACTAACTATATTCAGGTTCATGGACCAGGAAACTGGCGTACTCTCCCTAAGAATGCCG GTCTCCAAAGATGTGGGAAGAGTTGCCGTCTCAGATGGACGAACTACCTTAGACCTGATATCAGGAGAGGAAGGTTCtcatttgaagaagaagaaactaTAATTCAACTACACGGTATCTTGGGGAACAA GTGGTCGGCTATTGCGGGTCAATTGCCAGGAAGGACCGATAATGAAATTAAGAATTACTGGAACACCCATATCAGGAAAAGGCTTCTAAGGAATGGGATCGATCCAGTGACACATGCTCCACGCCTTGATTTGCTTGACCTTTCTTCCATTATCAGCTCAACTTTGTGCAACCAATCTCTTCTCAATGTGTCAAACTTGTTAGGTACACAAGCTCTCCTAAATCCCCAACTGCTCAGCCTAGCAAACACCCTCTTGTCTCTAAAACAAGAAAACCCAGAAATGCTGATGCAATATCTCCAACAAAACCAACTAAATCTAGACCCCTCGTTACAAGCTCCCATTCAAACTGCTTCAGCTTGCACCACCACGTCCACCGTCCCTTGTTGTACTTCGATGCTAAGCCAAACAGGACTCATACAAGCCTCCGGAGAAGGCTTTTTGTCTTCCGATATGACGAACTTCAGCTACCCAAATTCCCAAGAAATTTTGACAACTTCCACTTTAACCAATGAATTTGCTGCGCAACCACATTACGTGCAGTGCAGCACAAATCCTACAGTTCCCATTCTGTCTGAAACTTCCAATTTCCAATCAGTGGATGGCAGCTTTGATTCGGTGAGGTCGTCGGCGATATCAAGTCCAACGCCTTTGAACTCATCATCTACATTCGTGAACAGCAGCAGTACCGATGACGAGAGAGAAAGCTTTAGCAGCTTGCTTAAGTTTGAAATACCGGAGGGCTTGGATATCAATGattttatgtaa